One segment of Spirochaetota bacterium DNA contains the following:
- a CDS encoding N-6 DNA methylase has translation MTNTPDFNQFGEELWEIANVFRDDALHATERLETFSLFLFLKLWDEMALEQEEALGRPLTDEELAIPNKYRFHKWASDPDGYAKQNGYEDSVDFCRRMFDDLATRKVVDQYGKDITFDVRRLFGGTVFRLRYTTTIRALVSKLNELNLREIMMRGVGESGERFDIFGRAYEYLLQQFGQNKEFAEYFTPRHIVDRMVQIIDPEVGETIYDPACGTGGFIVRAFEWVKGKINRKSIPATEKERLLRTLKEKHLVGVEHVPLVFKLALMNMILHKDGSSQLQNDDSLSNKAQDIHKNKYDVILANPPFGPTKQERLAQFEYHIKLYEALFIQHMMNALRPGGRAAVVLKEGLLFDSKKMLRAICRKLVEQFEVLAVISLPNGVFNPYSGAKTSIVVFRKPLGKDDVRTTKVWFYRVDSDGRDLGATRRPLPDFATDGDLEHMVLLFPYTWRHEKDGGVRAILKADDLMKFESERSWWATIDQIRATDYNLTAGRYCPHQAEAVEHEKPEVLINRLLELEEEITEDLRHLLAMVSGSNFVEASEANSNGGEL, from the coding sequence ATGACTAACACACCAGACTTCAATCAGTTTGGCGAAGAACTGTGGGAAATCGCCAACGTCTTCCGCGACGATGCCCTCCACGCCACGGAGCGATTAGAAACCTTTAGCCTGTTTCTGTTTCTCAAACTCTGGGACGAGATGGCACTGGAGCAGGAGGAGGCACTGGGCCGGCCGCTCACGGATGAAGAACTGGCGATCCCAAACAAATATCGCTTCCACAAGTGGGCAAGTGATCCCGACGGTTACGCCAAACAGAACGGTTATGAGGATAGTGTGGACTTCTGCCGGCGCATGTTCGATGACCTTGCTACCCGAAAAGTTGTGGACCAGTACGGGAAGGATATTACCTTCGATGTGCGCCGTCTCTTTGGTGGGACCGTCTTCCGGTTGCGGTACACCACTACCATCCGGGCCCTCGTCTCAAAACTCAACGAGTTGAACCTGCGCGAGATCATGATGCGCGGGGTAGGTGAATCAGGCGAGCGCTTTGACATTTTCGGGCGCGCCTACGAATACCTCCTCCAGCAGTTCGGCCAGAACAAGGAGTTTGCCGAGTACTTCACACCCCGACACATCGTGGACCGCATGGTGCAAATCATTGACCCCGAAGTCGGCGAAACCATTTACGACCCCGCCTGCGGCACTGGCGGCTTCATCGTCCGAGCCTTCGAGTGGGTCAAAGGGAAAATCAACCGCAAGAGTATTCCAGCTACGGAAAAGGAGAGGCTTCTTCGAACCCTGAAGGAGAAGCATCTCGTCGGCGTGGAGCATGTCCCACTGGTCTTCAAGCTTGCCCTCATGAACATGATCTTGCACAAAGACGGCTCGAGTCAGCTTCAGAACGACGACAGTCTTTCTAACAAAGCCCAAGACATTCACAAAAACAAGTACGATGTGATCCTCGCCAATCCACCCTTTGGTCCCACCAAGCAGGAGCGGCTGGCGCAGTTTGAGTATCACATCAAGCTCTACGAAGCGCTTTTCATTCAGCACATGATGAACGCCTTACGCCCCGGCGGCCGGGCAGCGGTCGTACTCAAGGAGGGACTGCTTTTCGACTCCAAAAAGATGCTCCGCGCCATCTGCCGCAAGCTCGTGGAACAGTTCGAGGTGCTGGCCGTCATCAGTCTGCCCAACGGCGTCTTCAACCCCTATAGCGGCGCCAAGACCAGCATCGTGGTCTTTCGCAAGCCGCTCGGGAAGGACGATGTGCGCACCACCAAGGTCTGGTTCTACCGTGTGGATAGCGACGGCCGCGACCTGGGCGCCACCCGCAGACCCTTGCCGGACTTTGCCACCGATGGCGACCTTGAGCACATGGTTTTGCTTTTCCCGTACACCTGGCGCCATGAGAAAGACGGCGGTGTGCGGGCTATCCTCAAAGCCGACGACCTGATGAAATTTGAAAGCGAAAGATCCTGGTGGGCCACCATAGACCAGATTCGCGCCACCGACTACAACCTTACCGCCGGTCGTTACTGCCCACATCAGGCGGAAGCCGTCGAGCACGAAAAGCCAGAAGTGCTTATCAATCGCCTGCTGGAGCTGGAGGAGGAAATCACCGAAGACCTGCGCCATCTCCTGGCGATGGTGTCGGGAAGTAACTTTGTTGAGGCATCAGAAGCAAACTCAAACGGAGGTGAACTATGA